The following proteins come from a genomic window of Streptococcus pneumoniae:
- the sufD gene encoding Fe-S cluster assembly protein SufD produces the protein MTRENIKLFSEMHAEPSWLADLRQKAFDKIETLELPVIERVKFHRWNLGDGTITENEPSANVPYFTALDHHLKLVQVGTQTVFEQTPVELAEQGVVFTDFHSALEEIPELIEEFFMSSVKYDDDKLAAYHTAYFNSGAVLYIPDNVEITEPIEGIFYQDSDSNVPFNKHIMIIAGKNSKISYLERLESRGEGSDKVTANITVEVIARSGAQVKFAAIDRLGENVTAYISRRGKLGNDASIDWAIGVMNEGNVVADFDSDLIGNGSHADLKVVALSSGRQVQGIDTRVTNYGCNSIGNILQHGVILEKATLTFNGIGHIIKGAKGADAQQESRVLMLSDQARSDANPILLIDENDVTAGHAASIGQVDPEDMYYLMSRGLDKATAERLVVRGFLGSVIVEIPVKEVRDEMIATIEEKLSKR, from the coding sequence ATGACTAGAGAAAATATTAAACTTTTTTCAGAAATGCACGCTGAACCAAGCTGGTTGGCTGATCTCCGTCAAAAAGCTTTTGACAAGATTGAGACTTTGGAATTACCAGTTATTGAGCGTGTCAAATTCCACCGTTGGAATCTGGGTGATGGAACGATTACAGAAAATGAGCCATCAGCAAATGTTCCATATTTCACAGCTTTAGATCATCACTTGAAGTTGGTGCAAGTAGGAACTCAAACTGTTTTCGAACAAACTCCAGTTGAGTTAGCTGAACAGGGTGTTGTCTTCACAGACTTTCACTCAGCTTTAGAAGAAATTCCAGAGCTGATCGAAGAATTCTTCATGTCATCTGTTAAGTATGATGATGACAAGTTGGCGGCTTACCACACAGCTTACTTTAACAGTGGTGCTGTACTCTATATTCCAGATAACGTAGAAATCACAGAGCCAATTGAAGGAATTTTCTACCAAGATAGCGATAGCAATGTGCCGTTTAACAAGCATATTATGATTATCGCTGGTAAAAATTCTAAGATTAGTTATCTGGAGCGTTTAGAGTCACGCGGTGAAGGAAGTGACAAAGTAACTGCCAATATCACAGTGGAAGTGATTGCACGTTCTGGTGCGCAAGTCAAGTTTGCTGCTATCGACCGTCTAGGTGAAAACGTCACTGCCTACATTAGCCGTCGTGGTAAATTAGGCAACGATGCAAGTATTGACTGGGCTATCGGTGTCATGAACGAAGGAAATGTCGTTGCTGATTTTGATAGTGACTTGATTGGTAATGGTAGCCATGCTGACCTCAAGGTTGTAGCTCTTTCAAGTGGTCGTCAGGTACAAGGGATTGATACTCGTGTAACTAACTATGGCTGCAACTCTATCGGAAATATCCTACAACATGGGGTTATCCTTGAAAAAGCAACTTTGACTTTCAATGGTATCGGCCACATCATCAAGGGTGCTAAGGGAGCAGATGCGCAACAAGAGAGCCGTGTTCTCATGCTTTCAGACCAAGCGCGTTCAGATGCTAACCCAATTCTTTTGATTGATGAAAATGATGTCACTGCAGGACACGCAGCGTCTATCGGACAAGTTGATCCAGAAGACATGTATTACCTCATGAGTCGTGGATTGGATAAGGCAACTGCAGAGCGTTTGGTTGTTCGTGGTTTCCTTGGATCTGTTATCGTGGAGATTCCAGTCAAGGAAGTTCGTGATGAAATGATTGCAACTATCGAAGAGAAATTGTCAAAACGCTAA
- the rpsA gene encoding 30S ribosomal protein S1, whose translation MNEFEDLLNSVSQVETGDVVSAEVLTVDATQANVAISGTGVEGVLTLRELTNDRDADINDFVKVGEVLDVLVLRQVVGKDTDTVTYLVSKKRLEARKAWDKLVGREEEVVTVKGTRAVKGGLSVEFEGVRGFIPASMLDTRFVRNAERFVGQEFDTKIKEVNAKENRFILSRREVVEAATAAARAEVFGKLAVGDVVTGKVARITSFGAFIDLGGVDGLVHLTELSHERNVSPKSVVTVGEEIEVKILDLNEEEGRVSLSLKATVPGPWDGVEQKLAKGDVVEGTVKRLTDFGAFVEVLPGIDGLVHVSQISHKRIENPKEALKVGQEVQVKVLEVNADAERVSLSIKALEERPAQEEGQKEEKRAARPRRPRRQEKRDFELPETQTGFSMADLFGDIEL comes from the coding sequence ATGAACGAATTTGAAGATTTGCTAAATAGCGTTAGTCAAGTTGAGACTGGTGATGTTGTTAGTGCTGAAGTATTGACAGTTGATGCGACTCAAGCTAACGTTGCAATCTCTGGAACTGGTGTTGAAGGTGTCTTGACTCTTCGCGAATTGACAAACGATCGTGATGCAGATATCAATGACTTTGTTAAAGTAGGAGAAGTATTGGATGTTCTTGTACTTCGTCAAGTAGTTGGTAAAGATACTGATACAGTTACATACCTTGTATCTAAAAAACGCCTTGAAGCTCGCAAAGCATGGGACAAACTTGTTGGTCGCGAAGAAGAAGTTGTTACTGTTAAAGGAACGCGTGCCGTTAAAGGTGGACTTTCAGTAGAATTTGAAGGTGTTCGTGGATTTATCCCAGCTTCAATGTTGGATACTCGTTTCGTACGTAACGCTGAGCGTTTTGTAGGTCAAGAATTTGATACTAAAATCAAAGAAGTTAACGCTAAAGAAAACCGCTTCATCCTTTCACGTCGTGAAGTTGTTGAAGCAGCTACTGCAGCAGCTCGCGCTGAAGTATTCGGTAAATTGGCTGTTGGTGATGTTGTAACTGGTAAAGTTGCTCGTATCACAAGCTTCGGCGCTTTCATCGACCTTGGTGGTGTTGACGGATTGGTTCACTTGACTGAATTGTCACATGAACGTAACGTATCACCAAAATCAGTTGTAACTGTTGGTGAAGAAATTGAAGTGAAAATCCTTGATCTTAACGAAGAAGAAGGACGTGTATCACTTTCACTTAAAGCAACAGTACCAGGACCATGGGATGGCGTTGAGCAAAAATTGGCTAAAGGTGATGTAGTAGAAGGAACAGTTAAACGTTTGACTGACTTCGGTGCATTTGTTGAAGTATTGCCAGGTATCGATGGACTTGTTCACGTATCACAAATTTCACACAAGCGGATTGAAAATCCAAAAGAAGCTCTTAAAGTTGGTCAAGAAGTTCAAGTTAAAGTTCTTGAAGTTAACGCAGATGCAGAACGCGTGTCACTTTCTATTAAAGCTCTTGAAGAACGTCCAGCCCAAGAAGAAGGACAAAAAGAAGAAAAACGTGCTGCTCGTCCACGTCGTCCAAGACGTCAAGAAAAGCGTGATTTCGAACTTCCAGAAACACAAACAGGATTTTCAATGGCTGATTTGTTTGGTGATATCGAACTTTAA
- the dnaX gene encoding DNA polymerase III subunit gamma/tau, which produces MYQALYRKYRSQNFSQLVGQEVVAKTLKQAVEQEKISHAYLFSGPRGTGKTSVAKIFAKAMNCPNQVGGEPCNNCYICQAVTDGSLEDVIEMDAASNNGVDEIREIRDKSTYAPSLARYKVYIIDEVHMLSTGAFNALLKTLEEPTQNVVFILATTELHKIPATILSRVQRFEFKSIKTQDIKEHIHYILEKENISSEPEAVEIIARRAEGGMRDALSILDQALSLTQGNELTTAISEEITGTISLSALDDYVAALSQQDVPKALSCLNLLFDNGKSMTRFVTDLLHYLRDLLIVQTGGENTHHSSVFVENLALPQKNLFEMIRLATVNLADIKSSLQPKIYAEMMTVRLAEIKPEPALSGAVENEIATLRQEVARLKQELSNAGAVPKQVAPAPSRPATGKTVYRVDRNKVQSILQEAVENPDLARQNLIRLQNAWGEVIESLGGPDKALLVGSQPVAANEHHAILAFESNFNAGQTMKRDNLNTMFGNILSQAAGFSPEILAISMEEWKEVRAAFSAKAKSSQTEKEVEESLIPEGFEFLADKVKVEED; this is translated from the coding sequence ATGTATCAAGCACTTTATCGAAAATATAGAAGTCAAAACTTCTCCCAGTTAGTTGGTCAAGAAGTTGTGGCTAAGACTCTTAAACAAGCGGTGGAGCAAGAGAAAATAAGTCACGCTTATCTTTTTTCTGGTCCTCGTGGAACGGGAAAAACCAGTGTTGCTAAAATCTTTGCCAAGGCTATGAACTGTCCCAATCAAGTGGGTGGCGAACCTTGCAATAACTGCTATATTTGTCAAGCAGTGACGGACGGTAGTTTAGAAGATGTCATTGAAATGGATGCAGCTTCTAATAATGGGGTAGATGAAATTCGCGAAATTCGTGATAAATCTACCTATGCGCCTAGCCTTGCTCGTTATAAGGTTTATATCATAGATGAGGTTCACATGCTGTCTACAGGGGCTTTTAATGCCCTCCTAAAGACGCTGGAAGAACCAACACAGAATGTAGTCTTTATTTTGGCCACTACTGAATTGCACAAGATTCCTGCTACTATTCTATCCCGTGTGCAACGTTTTGAGTTTAAATCAATTAAGACACAGGATATTAAGGAACATATTCACTATATCTTAGAAAAAGAAAATATCAGTTCTGAACCAGAGGCTGTGGAAATCATTGCCAGACGGGCGGAAGGTGGAATGCGGGACGCCTTGTCTATTTTGGATCAAGCCCTGAGTTTGACACAGGGAAATGAGCTGACGACTGCTATCTCTGAAGAAATTACTGGCACCATTAGCCTATCAGCCTTGGATGATTATGTGGCGGCCTTGTCTCAACAGGATGTTCCCAAAGCTTTGTCTTGCTTGAATCTTCTTTTTGACAATGGTAAGAGCATGACTCGTTTTGTGACCGATCTTTTGCACTATTTAAGAGACTTGTTAATTGTTCAAACAGGGGGAGAAAATACTCATCATAGTTCAGTCTTTGTAGAAAATTTGGCACTTCCTCAAAAAAATCTGTTTGAAATGATTCGCTTAGCAACAGTGAATTTAGCAGATATTAAGTCTAGTTTGCAGCCCAAGATTTATGCTGAAATGATGACCGTCCGTTTGGCGGAAATCAAGCCCGAACCAGCTCTATCAGGAGCGGTTGAAAATGAAATTGCTACGCTGAGACAGGAAGTTGCCCGTCTCAAACAAGAGCTTTCTAATGCAGGTGCGGTTCCTAAACAAGTTGCACCAGCTCCTAGTCGACCAGCTACGGGCAAAACAGTCTATCGTGTCGATCGCAATAAAGTGCAATCTATCTTACAAGAGGCCGTCGAAAATCCTGATTTAGCACGTCAAAATCTAATTCGTTTGCAGAATGCCTGGGGAGAGGTAATTGAAAGTCTAGGTGGGCCGGACAAGGCTCTGCTAGTTGGTTCTCAACCGGTTGCTGCCAATGAACACCATGCTATTCTTGCTTTTGAGTCTAACTTCAATGCTGGTCAAACTATGAAACGAGACAATCTCAATACCATGTTTGGTAATATCCTCAGTCAGGCGGCAGGTTTTTCACCTGAGATTTTAGCTATTTCCATGGAGGAATGGAAAGAAGTTCGCGCAGCCTTTTCAGCCAAAGCCAAATCTTCTCAAACTGAAAAAGAAGTAGAAGAAAGCCTGATTCCAGAAGGATTTGAATTTTTGGCTGATAAAGTGAAGGTAGAGGAAGACTAA
- the sufU gene encoding Fe-S cluster assembly sulfur transfer protein SufU yields MALSKLDSLYMAVVADHSKNPHHQGKLEDAEQISLNNPTCGDVINLSVKFDAEDRLEDIAFLNSGCTISTASASMMTDAVLGKTKQEILELATIFSEMVQGQKDERQDQLGDAAFLSGVAKFPQRIKCATLAWNALKKTIENQEKQ; encoded by the coding sequence ATGGCACTTTCTAAACTAGATAGCCTTTATATGGCAGTGGTAGCAGACCATTCGAAAAATCCACATCACCAAGGGAAGTTAGAAGACGCTGAGCAAATCAGTCTCAACAATCCGACTTGTGGGGATGTCATCAACCTCTCTGTCAAGTTTGATGCAGAGGACCGTTTGGAAGATATTGCTTTTCTAAATTCAGGATGCACGATTTCAACTGCTTCTGCTAGTATGATGACAGATGCCGTTTTAGGAAAAACCAAACAAGAAATTTTAGAACTGGCGACTATTTTTTCTGAAATGGTTCAAGGGCAAAAAGATGAGCGTCAAGACCAACTTGGAGACGCGGCATTCTTGTCAGGTGTTGCCAAATTCCCTCAAAGAATCAAGTGTGCAACCCTAGCTTGGAATGCCCTTAAGAAAACAATTGAAAATCAAGAAAAACAGTAA
- a CDS encoding cysteine desulfurase has protein sequence MLDVEAIRKDFPILDQIVNDEPLVYLDNAATTQKPLVVLKAINSYYEQDNANVHRGVHTLAERATASYEAARETIRKFINAGSTKEVLFTRGTTTSLNWVARFAEEILTEGDQVLISVMEHHSNIIPWQEACRKTGAELVYVYLKDGALDMEDLRAKLTDKVKFVSLAHASNVLGVVNPIKEITQLAHQVGAIMVVDGAQSTPHMKIDVQDLDLDFFAFSAHKMAGPTGIGVLYGKEKYLEQMSPVEFGGEMIDFVYEQSASWKELPWKFEAGTPNMAGAIGLATAVDYLEKIGMDAIEAHEQELIAYVYPKLQAIEGLTIYGSQDLAQRSGVIAFNLGDLHPHDLATALDYEGVAVRAGHHCAQPLLQYLEVPATARASFYIYNTKADCDKLVDALQKTKEFFNGTF, from the coding sequence ATGTTAGATGTAGAAGCGATTCGCAAGGATTTTCCAATTTTAGATCAGATTGTCAATGATGAACCTCTGGTCTATCTGGACAATGCTGCGACGACACAAAAACCACTAGTAGTTCTGAAAGCTATTAACAGCTACTATGAGCAGGACAATGCCAATGTTCACCGTGGTGTCCATACCTTAGCGGAACGAGCGACAGCTTCTTATGAAGCTGCTCGTGAAACCATTCGTAAGTTTATTAATGCAGGCTCTACAAAGGAAGTTCTCTTTACCAGAGGAACGACAACCAGCCTTAACTGGGTGGCACGCTTTGCTGAGGAAATTCTCACTGAGGGAGACCAGGTCTTGATTTCAGTAATGGAACACCATTCTAATATCATTCCATGGCAGGAAGCTTGTCGAAAGACTGGAGCAGAGCTTGTCTATGTCTATCTTAAAGACGGTGCCTTGGATATGGAGGATTTGCGAGCTAAATTGACTGATAAGGTTAAATTTGTTTCCCTAGCTCATGCCTCCAATGTTCTTGGTGTGGTCAATCCGATCAAGGAAATCACTCAATTAGCCCACCAAGTTGGGGCAATCATGGTAGTGGATGGTGCTCAATCTACACCTCATATGAAGATTGATGTCCAGGACTTGGATCTGGACTTTTTCGCCTTTTCGGCTCACAAGATGGCTGGTCCGACTGGTATCGGTGTCCTTTACGGCAAAGAAAAGTATCTTGAGCAAATGTCTCCAGTAGAATTTGGCGGCGAGATGATTGATTTTGTCTACGAGCAATCTGCTAGTTGGAAGGAATTGCCTTGGAAATTTGAGGCTGGAACGCCAAATATGGCAGGAGCTATTGGACTTGCGACTGCAGTTGATTATCTGGAAAAGATTGGTATGGATGCCATTGAAGCTCATGAACAGGAATTGATTGCGTACGTCTATCCAAAACTGCAGGCAATTGAGGGATTGACCATTTACGGTTCTCAGGATTTGGCTCAACGTTCGGGTGTTATTGCCTTTAACCTAGGTGATCTCCATCCTCACGATCTTGCGACGGCTCTGGATTATGAAGGAGTGGCTGTTCGTGCTGGTCACCATTGTGCGCAACCCTTGCTTCAGTATTTGGAAGTCCCAGCAACAGCTCGTGCAAGTTTTTATATCTACAATACCAAGGCAGATTGCGACAAACTAGTCGATGCCCTACAAAAGACAAAGGAGTTTTTCAATGGCACTTTCTAA
- a CDS encoding DUF3272 domain-containing protein has product MNKQQFIIMALFTAAETYFFNEAWMTGRYIMAAFWAILLFRNFRVSYVMGKIVDVIDQHFNRKD; this is encoded by the coding sequence ATGAATAAACAACAATTTATTATTATGGCGCTATTTACAGCTGCTGAGACCTATTTTTTCAATGAAGCCTGGATGACTGGCCGCTATATTATGGCAGCCTTTTGGGCAATTTTACTCTTTAGAAATTTCCGAGTCAGTTATGTGATGGGTAAAATTGTTGATGTCATCGATCAGCATTTTAATAGGAAAGACTAG
- the sufB gene encoding Fe-S cluster assembly protein SufB: protein MAEERVEPKPIDLGEYKFGFHDDVEPVLSTGKGLNEGVIRELSAAKGEPEWMLEFRLKSYETFKKMPMQTWGADLSEIDFDDLIYYQKPSDKPARSWDDVPEKIKETFERIGIPEAERAYLAGASAQYESEVVYHNMKEEFQKLGIIFTDTDSALKEYPDLFKQYFAKLVPPTDNKLAALNSAVWSGGTFIYVPKGVKVDIPLQTYFRINNENIGQFERTLIIVDEGASVHYVEGCTAPTYSSNSLHAAIVEIFALDGAYMRYTTIQNWSDNVYNLVTKRAKAQKDATVEWIDGNLGAKTTMKYPSVYLDGEGARGTMLSIAFANAGQHQDTGAKMIHNAPHTSSSIVSKSIAKGGGKVDYRGQVTFNKNSKKSVSHIECDTIIMDDLSASDTIPFNEIHNSQVALEHEAKVSKISEEQLYYLMSRGLSESEATEMIVMGFVEPFTKELPMEYAVELNRLISYEMEGSVG from the coding sequence ATGGCTGAAGAAAGAGTAGAACCAAAACCAATTGACCTTGGTGAATATAAATTTGGTTTCCATGACGATGTAGAGCCTGTCTTATCGACAGGAAAAGGACTCAACGAAGGTGTTATTCGTGAATTATCTGCTGCTAAGGGTGAGCCTGAGTGGATGTTGGAGTTCCGTTTGAAGTCTTATGAAACCTTCAAAAAAATGCCCATGCAAACTTGGGGAGCAGACTTGTCAGAGATTGACTTTGATGACTTAATCTACTACCAAAAACCATCTGACAAACCAGCCCGTTCTTGGGATGATGTACCTGAAAAGATTAAAGAAACCTTTGAACGTATCGGGATTCCAGAAGCTGAACGTGCTTATTTAGCAGGGGCTTCTGCCCAGTACGAGTCAGAAGTGGTTTACCACAACATGAAGGAAGAGTTCCAAAAATTAGGTATTATCTTTACAGATACAGATTCCGCACTCAAGGAATACCCAGACTTATTTAAACAATACTTTGCGAAGTTGGTACCGCCGACTGATAACAAGTTGGCAGCCCTCAACTCAGCAGTATGGTCGGGTGGAACTTTTATCTACGTGCCAAAAGGTGTCAAGGTAGATATTCCACTTCAAACTTATTTCCGTATCAATAACGAAAATATAGGTCAGTTCGAACGTACCTTGATTATCGTTGATGAGGGAGCAAGCGTCCACTACGTAGAAGGATGTACAGCACCAACATATTCAAGCAATAGCTTACACGCTGCCATTGTAGAAATTTTTGCTTTGGACGGAGCTTATATGCGTTATACAACTATCCAAAACTGGTCTGATAACGTCTATAACTTGGTAACAAAGCGTGCTAAGGCTCAAAAGGATGCCACTGTTGAGTGGATTGATGGAAACTTGGGTGCCAAAACGACTATGAAATATCCATCTGTTTACCTTGATGGAGAAGGAGCGCGTGGTACCATGCTCTCTATCGCCTTTGCTAATGCAGGGCAACACCAAGACACGGGTGCTAAGATGATTCACAATGCTCCACATACCAGCTCGTCTATTGTGTCTAAATCCATCGCTAAAGGTGGAGGAAAGGTTGACTACCGTGGACAAGTCACCTTTAACAAGAACTCTAAGAAATCTGTTTCCCACATTGAATGTGATACCATTATCATGGATGACTTGTCAGCATCAGATACTATTCCATTTAATGAAATTCACAACTCGCAAGTGGCTTTGGAACACGAAGCCAAAGTATCTAAGATTTCAGAAGAGCAATTGTATTATCTCATGAGCCGTGGATTGTCAGAATCTGAGGCAACTGAAATGATTGTCATGGGATTTGTAGAACCCTTTACAAAAGAACTTCCAATGGAATACGCAGTTGAGCTGAACCGCTTGATTAGCTATGAAATGGAGGGATCAGTTGGATAA
- the pbp3 gene encoding D-alanyl-D-alanine carboxypeptidase PBP3: MKKIFLTLLTVSLLGGVSTAVAQDFTIAAKHAIAVEANTGKILYEKDATQPVEIASITKLITVYLVYEALENGSITLSTPVDISDYPYQLTTNSEASNIPMEARNYTVEELLEATLVSSANSAAIALAEKIAGSEKDFVDMMRAKLLEWGIQDATVVNTTGLNNETLGDNIYPGSKKDEENKLSAYDVAIVARNLIKKYPQVLEITKKPSSTFAGMTITSTNYMLEGMPAYRGGFDGLKTGTTDKAGESFVGTTVEKGMRVITVVLNADHQDNNPYARFTATSSLMDYISSTFTLRKIVQQGDAYQDSKAPVQDGKEDTVTAVAPEDIYLIERVGNQSSQSVQFTPDSKAIPAPLEAGTVVGHLTYEDKDLIGQGYITTERPSFEMVADKKIEKAFFLKVWWNQFVRFVNEKL; encoded by the coding sequence ATGAAAAAAATATTTTTAACTTTGTTAACTGTCTCTCTTTTAGGGGGTGTTTCTACTGCTGTTGCTCAAGATTTTACCATTGCCGCTAAACATGCGATTGCTGTTGAGGCAAATACTGGTAAAATTCTCTATGAGAAGGATGCAACGCAACCTGTCGAAATTGCTTCCATAACAAAATTGATTACTGTTTATCTAGTCTATGAAGCTTTGGAAAACGGAAGTATTACCCTCTCCACTCCTGTAGATATTTCTGATTATCCTTATCAATTGACGACAAATTCTGAAGCCAGTAATATTCCTATGGAGGCCCGTAATTATACTGTCGAAGAGTTGCTTGAAGCAACTCTGGTATCTAGTGCCAACAGCGCCGCTATTGCCCTAGCTGAGAAAATTGCTGGCTCAGAAAAAGATTTCGTCGATATGATGCGGGCAAAACTCTTGGAATGGGGAATTCAGGATGCCACTGTTGTCAATACGACAGGTCTTAACAATGAAACTCTAGGGGATAACATTTACCCAGGTTCTAAAAAAGATGAGGAAAATAAGCTTAGTGCTTATGATGTCGCTATCGTTGCTCGCAACCTCATCAAAAAATACCCACAAGTCTTAGAAATCACCAAAAAACCTTCTTCTACTTTTGCTGGGATGACAATCACTTCAACCAACTACATGTTAGAAGGTATGCCTGCTTACCGTGGTGGTTTTGATGGGCTAAAAACAGGAACAACAGATAAGGCTGGAGAGTCTTTTGTTGGTACTACTGTCGAAAAAGGCATGAGAGTCATCACAGTTGTTTTAAATGCAGATCATCAAGACAATAATCCTTACGCTCGATTTACAGCTACATCTTCCCTAATGGATTATATTTCTTCTACATTTACACTTCGCAAAATCGTTCAACAAGGCGATGCCTATCAAGATAGCAAAGCCCCTGTACAAGATGGAAAAGAAGATACAGTAACTGCAGTGGCTCCAGAGGATATCTATCTAATCGAACGTGTTGGGAATCAATCTTCTCAATCTGTTCAATTCACACCTGATTCCAAAGCAATCCCAGCACCACTTGAAGCTGGAACAGTGGTTGGCCATTTGACTTATGAAGACAAGGACTTGATTGGTCAAGGTTACATCACCACAGAGCGCCCTAGTTTCGAAATGGTAGCAGACAAGAAAATTGAAAAAGCCTTCTTCTTAAAAGTTTGGTGGAATCAGTTTGTCCGCTTTGTTAACGAGAAATTATAA
- a CDS encoding DUF2969 domain-containing protein codes for MSKKDKKIEIQVADAKVNVGKDSFEGYTLTIGKKVIGEIAELDGQFAIIKNGNVDSFYKKLEKAVEILIENYNLAK; via the coding sequence ATGAGCAAGAAAGATAAAAAAATCGAAATTCAAGTAGCGGATGCCAAAGTTAATGTTGGTAAAGACAGTTTTGAAGGTTATACATTGACTATCGGTAAAAAAGTTATCGGAGAAATTGCCGAATTAGACGGACAATTTGCCATTATAAAGAATGGGAATGTCGATAGTTTTTATAAAAAATTGGAAAAAGCTGTGGAAATTTTGATTGAAAATTATAATTTAGCAAAATAA
- the sufC gene encoding Fe-S cluster assembly ATPase SufC: protein MSVIEIKDLHVEIEGKEILKGVNLTLKTGEIAAIMGPNGTGKSTLSAAIMGNPNYEVTKGEVLFDGVNILELEVDERARMGLFLAMQYPSEIPGITNAEFLRAAMNAGKEDDEKISVREFITKLDEKMELLNMKEEMAERYLNEGFSGGEKKRNEILQLLMLEPTFALLDEIDSGLDIDALKVVSKGVNAMRGEGFGAMIITHYQRLLNYITPDVVHVMMEGRVVLSGGPELAARLEREGYAKLAEELGYDYKEEL, encoded by the coding sequence ATGTCAGTAATAGAGATCAAAGATCTTCACGTTGAGATTGAAGGAAAAGAAATTTTAAAAGGGGTTAACCTGACCCTGAAAACAGGAGAAATTGCCGCTATCATGGGACCAAATGGTACAGGTAAATCGACTCTTTCTGCCGCTATCATGGGAAATCCAAACTATGAAGTAACTAAAGGTGAAGTTTTGTTTGATGGCGTAAACATCCTTGAGTTGGAAGTGGATGAGCGTGCGCGTATGGGACTTTTCCTTGCTATGCAATACCCATCAGAAATCCCTGGAATTACCAATGCTGAGTTTCTTCGTGCCGCTATGAATGCGGGTAAAGAAGATGATGAGAAGATTTCAGTTCGTGAGTTTATTACTAAGCTAGATGAAAAAATGGAATTGCTCAACATGAAAGAAGAAATGGCAGAGCGTTACCTCAACGAAGGCTTCTCTGGTGGTGAGAAAAAACGCAATGAAATTCTTCAACTTTTGATGTTGGAGCCAACATTTGCTCTTTTGGACGAGATTGACTCAGGTCTTGATATTGACGCTCTTAAAGTTGTGTCTAAAGGTGTCAATGCCATGCGTGGTGAAGGTTTTGGTGCTATGATCATCACTCACTACCAACGTCTTTTGAACTATATCACACCTGATGTGGTACACGTGATGATGGAAGGTCGTGTTGTCCTTTCTGGTGGTCCAGAATTGGCTGCGCGTTTGGAACGTGAAGGATACGCAAAACTAGCTGAAGAACTTGGCTACGACTACAAGGAAGAATTGTAA
- a CDS encoding GAF domain-containing protein, producing the protein MLKSEKQSRYQMLNEELSFLLEGETNVLANLSNASALIKSRFPNTVFAGFYLFDGKELVLGPFQGGVSCIRIALGKGVCGEAAHFQETVIVGDVTTYLNYISCDSLAKSEIVVPMMKNGQLLGVLDLDSSEIEDYDAMDRDYLEQFVAILLEKTTWDFTMFEEKS; encoded by the coding sequence ATGTTAAAATCAGAAAAACAATCACGTTATCAAATGTTAAATGAAGAATTGTCCTTCCTATTGGAAGGCGAAACCAATGTTTTGGCTAATCTTTCCAACGCCAGTGCTCTTATAAAATCACGTTTTCCTAATACCGTATTTGCAGGCTTTTATTTGTTCGATGGAAAGGAATTGGTTTTAGGTCCCTTCCAAGGAGGTGTTTCCTGCATCCGTATTGCACTAGGCAAGGGTGTTTGTGGTGAGGCAGCTCACTTTCAGGAAACTGTTATTGTTGGAGATGTGACGACCTATCTCAACTATATTTCTTGTGATAGTCTAGCTAAAAGTGAAATTGTGGTGCCGATGATGAAGAATGGTCAGTTACTTGGAGTTCTGGATCTGGATTCTTCAGAGATTGAGGATTACGATGCTATGGATCGAGATTATTTGGAACAATTTGTCGCTATTTTGCTTGAAAAGACAACATGGGACTTTACGATGTTTGAGGAAAAATCTTAA